In the genome of Fusarium poae strain DAOMC 252244 chromosome 1, whole genome shotgun sequence, the window ATTCTGACGACCTCGAGGTGCCATCGTGGCGTCAGAGAGCAGGGTGAGCAGTGGTGGTTTATTTTGTAGTTGGGTTTTTTTTTGGTAGAAGCAACGCAGGCGGTTTTGTTGGTAGAAGCAGCTGGCTTTTGTGGCAAAAGCAGCGCGGTGGTTTTGTAGtagtgtttttttttgtaagAATAGTATAAAGATGCGCAAGCAAGCTTTGTAGTCGTAGCCTTGCAGCGATCTTTGAGTTTTTgatgagagaagagaaatgCCCAGGCAGCTCTTTGTTTGAGAAAGCCCAAGCTTGTAGGTCCACTGCCTAGAAGTGACCTTCGACCTCAGAAGTTTGATCCGTCATACCACGTGACATCGCGTGTTTCAGTGGCGCGGTCTAGTAACTACAACGCGTCCCTTCCTTTAAAAGCTTACCTGCTACCAAAGGTACGCCAGCTGCTAACAACTGGCATTTCTTTTTCACtgaaccaccaccacaagCAAGGGTCTTGCAATTATTTGTGAGCAACTGAACATGTTATGAGACTTTGATTCAGAATACGATAACAGAAACGAAAAACACTTGGTGCATCACAGCATCATCTTGTCATCATGGATAGTGATGAATTTGACGATGACATTGCAGATGAGGACTTTTTGACAGCCCTCGATCAGGTCTCTTCTTCCATGAATGGTCAAAGTACAGCAACATCTTTACAGACTGTGGTGGGTCAGTCCGGTAATCAGAGAGCCTCTACAGCTGTGGCAGCCCTGGAGTTGGAAGATCTCCCATCAGATGCATTCTCATCACCAGAACAAAACCACTCGCGACCAATAGCAGCTGCAGCAATGCCAATGGGAGTTACTCCCAGGACAGGATTGAATAGGATAAGTTCTGGCAGTTTGCGTCAGACGACTCTTTTTGGCGGATCTGTGGCAAACGACGCTCCCCGGCCATCACAGCCGGCCTCTGCAAGAGTGTTTCGTGCAGACCTCCCTCGGGAAGAACCAACCCATCATGAAGTTGATCATGAAGCTATGAAGACATGGGTGTTCCCGACGAATCTGGGCAAGACCCGAGACTACCAGTtcagcatcgtcaagaaCAGTTTATTCAACAACACCTTGGTAGCATTGCCAACTGGTCTTGGAAAAACATTCATTGCAGCAAGTGTCATGCTCAACTTTTACCGATGGACAAAAAATGCCAAGATTGTGTTTGTCGCCCCAACAAAGCCTCTTGTGGCACAGCAGGTCACTGCTTGTTATGGCATTGCTGGTATCCCTCGGTCGGAAACAACATTATTGACAGGCGAAATTCCTCCGGTACTCCGTGTTGATGAGTGGGCGTCTCGTCGAGTCTTCTTCATGACCCCTCAAACTTTGCTAAACGATATTTCCCATGGCTATGCGGACCCCAAGTCTATTGTGTTGCTAGTCATCGATGAGGCACACCGTGCAACGGGAGAATATGCATATGCCAAGGTCACGAAGCTTATTCGACGGTTCTCCAAGAGTTTTCGAGTACTAGCACTGACTGCTACACCCGGGTCGAAGGTTGAAACTGTGCAAGAAGTAATCGACAATCTGGGCATCTCACATTGTGAAATTCGTACCGAAGACTCTATAGATATTCGTCAATATGTCCACTCAAGAAGCATTGAACAGGTCGTTCTCGACCCATCCGACGAAATGGTACTGGTCAGTGAGCTTTTCACGAAAGCCCTGAAACCAATGACTGATAAGTTAAGTTCGCAAAACATCTGGTTCGGACGAAGCCCTATGGCTATGACGACATTCGGTTTAATGCAAGCTCAGAAAGAATGGTTTGCCTCTCGAGGTCGACACGCTAACCAGGGCGTCCAACACATGATGCGAGCTGTTTTCACAGTTCTCACAAGCATCGCGCATTCTATAAAGTTGCTCAATTTTCATGGCATAAAACCTTTCTACGATAACCTTGTCGACTTGCGTAGTGAGCAGGAAGGGAAAGGAGAGAAAGGATCCAAATACAAGCGACAACTCGTTCAGGACTCCAACTTTCAAGAAATGATGGATAGAATTTCCAAATGGCTTCGCACCGACGGTTTTGTAGGCCACCCCAAACTTGCAGCCCTAGCGGATACTGTGTTAAATCACTTTATGGACAATGCTGCAAATTCTGCGACCCGGGTGATTGTTTTCAGCGAATACCGGGACTCTGCAGAGGACATCGTACGCATGCTCAACAAGCATCGGCCTCTCATCAAAGCCAGTGTCTTTGTTGGTCAAGCCGATAGCAAGCGAGGAGAAGGCATGAAACAAGCACAGCAAATCGAAGCCATTGACAGGTTTAAAGATGGCGAGTTCAATGTGCTTGTCGCGACGTCCATCGGTGAAGAAGGATTAGATATTGGACAAGTGGACCTTATCGTGTGCTACGACTCTTCAGCGTCGCCAATTCGAATGCTTCAACGAATGGGACGTACCGGCCGAAAACAAGAGGGAAAAATCGTGCTACTCCTCATGCGAGGCAAGGAGGAAGACCAATTTGCTAGATCTAAAGACAACTACGAGAAGATGCAGAGCTTGATCTGCGAAGGAAGTCGGTTCAACTTCCGATTCGATTTGTCCACGCGAATCGTCCCTAGGGAATTTCGACCAGAGGTGGACATGCGACGCATCGAAATTCCTGTTGAAAACACACAAGACCCGTCGTTGCCGGAGCCAAAGAAGCGGCGAGCGCCAGCAGGGAAGAAGAAACCACCAAAGAAATTCCACATGCCGGATGGCGTGGAGACGGGTTTCCAAAGTGTGGCTAGTATGCTGAAAGTCGGTGGCAAAGCAAAGCCAACCAAGTCCAAGCGTAACCCGGAACTCGATGACCTCTCCACAGTGCCTGAGCTTGCCAAGGTGCTGCTGAGTGACGAGGAGCTTAAAGAGCTCAACCGTGCGTATCGTGACCTGCCTTTCAATCATAGCGTAATTGAGGAAACGGATATGCCCGACATGACCGCGTATCCAGAGCTACAAAGACAACTGCGGCCTGTTGCGAAGCTTAAGCATGGGACTCGCACCAAGCGCTTTGTCAAGATGTGGAACATGATGGGGAACGAGAAAGAAAGCCTCGTCCTACCATGTCGTGACGAGGATACAAGCaattacctaggtattcCTGTTCGTGCGTTTGCTGGATCTGATCCAGAAACAGATTCGGGATCTGACGGCGAAGCAACGACTTTGCGAGCAAAACCGGCAAAAACAACAGCGGCTGCCAAAAAGAAGCAAACTCGAAAAGCGCCATCAAAAGCGCAACCTCGAGcaaagagaaggaagctgTCGCCAGATGCAGTGCCCCAGACGTTCGCTCTTGGTTCCATGGTGGATGAAGGCtcggaagaagaggaagaggaggacgacgaggatgaagaagagggggAAACTCTACCCAGGGCCCGTGGACGATCAAAACCCGGCGCCAAAAGCAAAGGCAAACGCAAGGCTAAGCGGAAGACTGGTGGCTTCAATAGCGACGAGGTTGGCGATGACTGTGATCGTGATAGCGACCTGTTGGAAACGGATGGCTCGGACGACGGCGAAGATCTTGTGGACTTTGTCGTTTCCGATAATCATCCAGTGTCGAGCATGAAGGACCCAATGTCTCTGACATGCACATCTCCGTTTGCTTCATCACCTACTGTTAAGGGTGCAGATGACGACGCTGGAAGACCTTTCTTTGTGCCTACCATGTTCTCAGCAACACAAGAGAGCGAGGATTTGCCAGATTTGGGCCGCATGCTTGACAAACCAGGTCAGACAGCAGTCGAACTGtcagatgacgacgatgtgCGAGCAAATCGAACAGTGCGTGGACGACGAAACGTAGTTGAGGACAGTGACAGCGATTTGTAGGATCAATTCGATGGTTGAAAGGTCACGAGCTACGGGGTGTAATATCAAGGCGCAAGGTAAACAGTGGTACATTATATCTAGACTTAATTATGTATGAAGGGACGAATCATGACGAGGATATCGACAGTTACAACTCATAAACCCTTGCCCGAACTTTCAATATTGATTGTGTAGATTCCTGTTATTGTTGGTCAGCCAACTTGTCATGAAAGATAATCAGACAAAACAAAGTGACAACATCTCGAAACATCAGAAACCCATTTTATAAGCACCACCGCCTCTGACGCACCCGCCAGGCTCACCGACCGCCAGCCCAGTACTGCCCCGCGTGCAAGCACACCCGAGAGTGGTGCACAGCAGGTCAAAGATAGAACGTCTTGTCAGGAGCTTAGCTAGCAAGTACATATGCCAGAGGCAGTCTCAGACGGCTCTTCCTATAAGATTATGGAGGGTTGAAAACAATGAACTCATCATGCGAGATTTGACAGAAAAAGAGATTTTTTGGAGACTTACGGGAAGGGGAATTCAACGCGGGTgatttgttgctgttgtttaGTATCGcgtcttgttgaagatgaaagaaagagagaagaaaaaatcACGAACTGCAGTTTTCTGTTCTGTAGTGGATCACATATTAGTAACTCTAAGCGACGCAGTGATCCACTTGTTGACTGGAAGCGCTAGACGCTGTGTATCACCGCCACAAGAGCCCCTCATCTTTCAAGCCACAAATGGCAAGCTCGATATCTCAACGTCACTACCCGATCTTCGCCCGCATCCCAACTCATCACTTCATTCTCGCTCTGCCCCCTCCTTTGGAGTAactattcttcttcttggatcATCATCAAGAGACTAATACCATTATCATTCGTGTTTGATACGGAAATCAACCGCCATGACTGCGACAGGAACGAGCGTTTCGCTCCTCAAGTTTGTGGGCACTGTCTCGCTCGGCTTGTTGACGGTACGTCAAAgttccatcttcaacttttTCGACTTGAGTATCAAGTGATATTATGGGGTCTTATAAGAACAATACTTGCAGAAACTCCAATGATAAGTCTTATTCTTGTGGCTTGGAGAAGGaaattgttgaaagaggACTTACCATGCATTGTTATATATCAGTATCGCTAACTCTTTGCTTCTAGGGTGTCTCATACTCCATCTCTTCTCTCGCTCTCCCTTCCCTTCTCCGACTTCCTTCCTCAGCTTCTGCCTCTCACGGTCTTTCTACCCTGAGTGCGACCCTCAAGACACCCATTCTGGCCCTCACATCTCTCGCTTCTGCGCCATTCCTCATCAGCTTTTTCCTCGCCCCCCGCTCATCTCGCCATCCCTACCTTCTCTACACAGCTCTCCTTGCCACTTTATCCTCTGTCGCCCCCATGCTCATTCCTACACCTGCTCCTCGACGTGCTGCTTCGTCGGCACCTCGAAAGTCTTCGCGTGCTAAGATGGAGGCCAGCTACGAAGTCCTGGGCGATGCTCACAGCGAGCCTGCCAGTGACGAAGATATCGAAGATATTAACGGCGAGGAAGTACGAGCTGAGGTTGAGGGTCTCACGCGAAGCTACCTTGCCCGAACGGCTATCTCGGCCCTGGGCTTCGCCATGGCAGTCGTTGGTATTTGGGGCGATGGCGCATCCCAGTCCGTTGTCTACGTTTCATAAGAAGGACATGCAGTTCTAAATTGCGACTTTATTTCTGTTTACATAAATTGATAAATACTTCAAACTTAAGGGCGGTCGATATACTCAGCATTTAAGACCATCTCCGATCAATACTACTTAATAAAACAATTTGAATTCAATAGTAAGCTTTAACAGCGAAAGTCCTTCAATAAGTAACTCGAATTCTCAGTCATAGCTCTTTAGATAACAATACAATCTGCCTCAACTATCTTAAACATGTTGCAGTAGTTCAGGAAGGCAGCCTTACGCATCACTGTCGCTTGAGGAATTGCTGTCTTCTCCAGGCTGCTTGTTGACAGGCCAAGCCCAGGACAGACAGGAATTCATCTGCTGAACTGCAAAGTCAACAGTTGTGTTATTCTCATTCTCTTCGGGATCCTCCTCTCCATCCTCAACTCGAGCCTGGACACTGAAATATCTCGATGCTGAGTACTTCTCGCCCAGTCTCTTTGCAACATCATTGGCCTCGTTCAAAGTCACCAATCGGCGTTTTCCAGGGTACTTCTGCATCGCCGTGCGACAGAGATCCCACAAGATCCCCCCAATAGTCTTGTTGTCGAGACTCTTGTTGGAATGCTGTTTTTTGATTCCCATAGCAGCCCGAATCAAAGAGACTTCGTTCGCCTTGTAATTGTCACTGAGCCCGAGAGCCTCAAGGAACTCCTTCCTCTGCTCTGGTGTATGGGCCTCGATTTCGGCCTCGCGGACGAAATTCTTAGGGTCATTTACTAGGGTGTCCCTGACACCATCCTTTCGGCTTCGACTAGGGTATCCGGGCATCTCAAACTTCTGACTAGTAAGCCGGTCATGGGCCAGTTCAGCCGGAGTTCGACCAACGGCGTTCTCCCGGTATACTAGGCTTGGCCTGAATTTGATCAAGGCCTGAGCCAGGGCGATCGTGTCCATCATGATTGCAGTATGAAGACATGTATCGCCGGCTCCGTTGAGCATCTCGAGTTCGTCGCCCTTGGAGTATTCGAGAAGGAGATTGAGCATACGGATCATTTCCTGCTCCTTGCCATCATATGCCCCTCTAGACTGATAATAACGACGGGGGTGGGAGCCGAAATATTCGACTTGAACCCCCGAGGCTTGGGAAACCCATGTATGCAGAGGCGTGGTTCCGTTCTCGGTCAGGTTCTTCTTCTGCAGGAAAAGATGGCCTCGAAGGTCGGTATCAAGGAGGTCCAAAAGTTCGCGAAGCTGGTAATCCCTGGGATTACAGGCGAGCGCCGCGTGTAGAATGTTCTCGCCCTTCTGGTTGCGAGCAGATTGGTCGGCGTTGGCTGATAACAAGATCTTGACAGCGTCGATTCGCCCAAGACGACAAGCTACCGCAAGAGGTGTGTCGCCTTCAgtgttcttcttctcaattgCAGCTGGGAATGTCTCGGTGAGGAACTCGAGTACCTCGTTTGCATTTTCGCCAGAATTAGCCAAGACTGCGCAATggatcacaagatcatcTGGAATAATTGTCAGTGTCTTGTAGAGGATAACATGTGAGAGTGCTCACTGTCAGCACCGAGCCACTTTGAAATCGCACGGTCAAAACCGCCAGGGCTCTCCTTCAAGTGCTTGAATCGATAGTCCTCCTTAGAGGCCTTGGATTTAGCAAACTCGCTGTACAACCTGTGCGGAGCATCTCCCAGGAAAAACTCAACGCTGTCTAAGTTACCAGCGAGAGCGGCATAAAGAAGGGGTGGTGTCCTTGGGCCGCTGCTTCTGGTAACCATGCCACGTCCAGCAGTGGCCCAATCTTTCCTGTATAATTGTTAGTGTCAAGCTTGCAAAATAGGGAACGCCTTAATCTATACCTCTTTCTTCCATACACAGTCAGTCCTTGGTAATAACGTGGTCTTCGGTTCAATTCCACGCCGCTCTTCTTGACAAGGTGATCGAGTGGAATCCCTGCGCCTGTCTGCTTGATAATCAAGGCAAGCATTTTTGTTTTGCCATGATCGACAGCGTACCTGAAGCCGTCTTGTGGGAAAACAAAGCCCGTAGGCGAATCATCGTCCTCTCCGTCATCACCTTCGAATATCTGGCTCGAACAGTGCTGTGCCAAATCCAAGAGAAACTTTAGCCCAGTCATGTTGTCTGTTGACAACATATGACTGAACAGACTGGTGTTGATCCAATGATAGAAGAGCCTCTCGTTCTTGATCGACCAATCGGTCGGGACTGATTGGCATATGACTTGCAGAGGCTTGGTATGAGACTCAACATTCAAGTCAACATGGCCAATATTGTCAATAGTGAACTGTTGTTGCACCTTCTCAGACACGATTCGTGGCTCGTCGTTCTGGGAACCATCGGATTCGTCAGAATCCTCATCgtattcctcctcctcctcatcatcgccgGTGTCCATTCTGAATCGGACCTTATCCTTCTTGGGTGGAGACCATTGTGCTTTTACAATCTCCAGCAAGGCTTTAGCCACGTCGTAATGTCCTCGAAGTACGGCAATAGAGAAGGGGGTGTTGCCCTTGTTATCCCAAACGGCGATCTTCAGCGGTGCTTGGTCCTGTTCTGGGCCCCATGCTTGAAGTGAGAgtttcttgatcttgtcaagatcTCCAGTCCAGGCAGCTTCCATCCTGTAATCAGTTAGTATATCACCGTTCAATGGACCATCAGGTATGTGTACTTACAGTTCAATATAACCATCTCTTCTCCTTTCGGTCATATCGCGGTCATTGTTGAAAGAGAAGCGGTACTCGAAAGGTTTCGGGTCGTTGTGGTCCGTCCTTCTGCTGGTTCGGCTTGAATCGTCTCTGCCTTTTGTCTTGATATCAGGACGCAGCTCTGTGAAGGGCTTGGCACCTCGACTTATAAGAGCTTCTTCTACAGCCTCAAAGCCAGCAACAAGATCCTTAATAGCCTCACGCTTCTCAGACACTCCCTTTGGTTCTCGACTCTTCTTGATATCCTCTTCGtacttcttctttccttccaCGAAGTTGTATCGATACTCTTCAACTCCGGCTGAAACAAGACAATAAGAATATGTGCCCTCAGTGTAGCGTTTCAGGAAGTCATCCAAGCCTGGAGTCTCTTTTGGTTCCACTGGTCCTCGCTTCTCGCCTTTGTAACCTCGGAGTTGCTTCAGCGAGGACCGAACCAAGTCTAGAGCTGAACGCCCCTTGTTGTAGTCCCTTCGGTACTCGTTGAAGATTAACTCCTGGGTTGCAATATCCAGTGGGTTGGGGTCAGCGCCGTTCTCGATTAGCTTGATTGCTATATCAGTGTTGCCTAATCGAATAGCGGTAATCAGCGGCTGCTCTGTACTCTCACTGTACATTTGTTGATTCCTCTCTAAGTCTCCTAGGCGACCGCTCATATTCGAGACTTTAGCGGATTTGAGCCAAGTATCGAAGTCGATTTCGGATTTAGCGCCAGCGGCCAGTAGCTTCAGGACCAAGGCAACATCGCCGTTCTCAATAGCGGTGCTGAGAGGTGCGATGGCCTCTGAGTTCCAGTAGCTCCCGCTGGTGATCATATGATTGATGGCTGCCTTGATACCTGTTTTATCGTTCTCCAGAAGTGTATCGAcgaggtcttcttctccagATTCGACGTAGCGGTGAAAGGCACTGCACCCTCTAGAGTCGGCCTGAGCAGAGGTGGCACCAAGTTTCAAAAGAAGATTGGCCATCGACTTGGCCTTGTCGTTAGGGAGAGACAAAGCCAGAACCAAAGTGAGGATCGCCTGAGCATCGCCGTCCGTGAGAGACTTCACAGGAATAATCGAGTCAGATCCAAACTGTAGTGTGTTAGCAAGATATCCACGCAAAGAGTGCAGGCATATGATTATGTTATACTCACATCGCAAAGTGCTCTAACTGCACCCTCGTGGCCCTCCGCAATTGCAAGGTGCAGAGGAGAACATTGGAGGTCCCATGCCAGGGCGTCAATGTCGAAAAAATCGGGTTCGTCTTGCGACTCGTCGGGAACCAGATCTTCGTCATTGTCGCCTCCGGCGTCTTTGACCTTGACAAAAGATCCTGTAGTCATAGACACAGCATCCACATCTGTGGCTTCGCCATCAATAAGCTCTCCATCAGAGTCTTCGTTGGCTTCAGATCGAGTATTTTCGACCGAGTCGCCATCTTTGGTGTCAGGCACAGCTTTCTTCGCAGCCTGGCGCTTCTTGTCCTGGCgctcttcttcagcttcttcgtTCTCGATCGACTTTTCCATCAGAATCTTTATCATTGATGAATCGCCCCGAGACGCAGCCAAATGAAGAGCAGTCCTGCCATCTGCTAGGCGAGCAGTGAGGCGAGCGCCATGGTCCACAAGGCACTTGAC includes:
- the MPH1 gene encoding 3'-5' DNA helicase (BUSCO:4673at5125), which gives rise to MDSDEFDDDIADEDFLTALDQVSSSMNGQSTATSLQTVVGQSGNQRASTAVAALELEDLPSDAFSSPEQNHSRPIAAAAMPMGVTPRTGLNRISSGSLRQTTLFGGSVANDAPRPSQPASARVFRADLPREEPTHHEVDHEAMKTWVFPTNLGKTRDYQFSIVKNSLFNNTLVALPTGLGKTFIAASVMLNFYRWTKNAKIVFVAPTKPLVAQQVTACYGIAGIPRSETTLLTGEIPPVLRVDEWASRRVFFMTPQTLLNDISHGYADPKSIVLLVIDEAHRATGEYAYAKVTKLIRRFSKSFRVLALTATPGSKVETVQEVIDNLGISHCEIRTEDSIDIRQYVHSRSIEQVVLDPSDEMVLVSELFTKALKPMTDKLSSQNIWFGRSPMAMTTFGLMQAQKEWFASRGRHANQGVQHMMRAVFTVLTSIAHSIKLLNFHGIKPFYDNLVDLRSEQEGKGEKGSKYKRQLVQDSNFQEMMDRISKWLRTDGFVGHPKLAALADTVLNHFMDNAANSATRVIVFSEYRDSAEDIVRMLNKHRPLIKASVFVGQADSKRGEGMKQAQQIEAIDRFKDGEFNVLVATSIGEEGLDIGQVDLIVCYDSSASPIRMLQRMGRTGRKQEGKIVLLLMRGKEEDQFARSKDNYEKMQSLICEGSRFNFRFDLSTRIVPREFRPEVDMRRIEIPVENTQDPSLPEPKKRRAPAGKKKPPKKFHMPDGVETGFQSVASMLKVGGKAKPTKSKRNPELDDLSTVPELAKVLLSDEELKELNRAYRDLPFNHSVIEETDMPDMTAYPELQRQLRPVAKLKHGTRTKRFVKMWNMMGNEKESLVLPCRDEDTSNYLGIPVRAFAGSDPETDSGSDGEATTLRAKPAKTTAAAKKKQTRKAPSKAQPRAKRRKLSPDAVPQTFALGSMVDEGSEEEEEEDDEDEEEGETLPRARGRSKPGAKSKGKRKAKRKTGGFNSDEVGDDCDRDSDLLETDGSDDGEDLVDFVVSDNHPVSSMKDPMSLTCTSPFASSPTVKGADDDAGRPFFVPTMFSATQESEDLPDLGRMLDKPGQTAVELSDDDDVRANRTVRGRRNVVEDSDSDL
- the ATG33 gene encoding Autophagy- protein 33 (TransMembrane:4 (o20-40i61-81o87-105i165-185o)~BUSCO:56546at5125); amino-acid sequence: MTATGTSVSLLKFVGTVSLGLLTGVSYSISSLALPSLLRLPSSASASHGLSTLSATLKTPILALTSLASAPFLISFFLAPRSSRHPYLLYTALLATLSSVAPMLIPTPAPRRAASSAPRKSSRAKMEASYEVLGDAHSEPASDEDIEDINGEEVRAEVEGLTRSYLARTAISALGFAMAVVGIWGDGASQSVVYVS